In a single window of the Sediminicoccus sp. KRV36 genome:
- a CDS encoding ABC transporter permease: MNLALADIRHKFGRFVLTCLGLGLLMAVALSMVGIYQGVVSEALALSRSLRADLWVVESGTRGPFAEASRIPGDVREMVARLPGVAAAGAITLRTAEAQAPQGIIRVQVIGYEPGRPGGPSVIAAGRGLGAARFEIVADARAGLPLGATLMLGRYRYHVVGTTRGLVASSGDPLIFMQLRDSQDLQFRLAPAAARRAIAASSLGTGTDTVNAIIARLHPDADPALVADTARRWKHLAAMTDAEQSNLLTLSVVNRARVQLGMFTVVLLFVSAVIIALIIYTMTMDKLREIATLKLIGAPDSTIIGLVMQQALLLGGVAYVAAVAIVFSARDMFPRAVALGPTEVAVMAGVIAMICLLGSLVSIRAALRIEPQQALGG, translated from the coding sequence GTGAACCTCGCCCTGGCCGATATCCGGCATAAATTCGGGCGGTTCGTGCTGACCTGCCTGGGCCTGGGCCTCCTCATGGCGGTCGCACTCTCGATGGTGGGCATCTATCAGGGCGTTGTCTCGGAGGCGCTCGCTTTGTCACGCAGCCTGCGGGCCGATCTTTGGGTGGTGGAATCGGGAACGCGGGGCCCCTTTGCCGAGGCGTCGCGCATCCCGGGCGACGTGCGGGAGATGGTGGCGCGCCTGCCCGGCGTGGCCGCGGCCGGCGCGATCACCTTGCGCACCGCTGAGGCGCAGGCACCGCAGGGCATCATCCGCGTCCAGGTCATCGGCTATGAACCTGGCCGGCCAGGCGGGCCCTCTGTCATCGCGGCAGGGCGCGGCCTGGGTGCCGCCCGCTTCGAGATCGTGGCCGACGCCCGCGCTGGCCTGCCGCTTGGTGCCACACTGATGCTGGGACGCTATCGCTATCATGTGGTCGGCACGACGCGGGGCCTGGTCGCTTCCAGCGGGGATCCGCTGATCTTCATGCAGTTGCGTGACAGCCAGGATCTGCAATTCCGGCTGGCGCCAGCGGCGGCGCGGCGCGCCATCGCGGCCAGTTCCTTGGGCACCGGCACCGATACGGTCAACGCCATCATCGCCCGGCTGCACCCCGACGCCGATCCGGCCCTGGTGGCCGATACGGCGCGGCGCTGGAAGCATCTTGCCGCAATGACCGATGCTGAGCAATCCAATCTGCTGACACTCTCGGTGGTGAACCGCGCGCGTGTGCAATTGGGCATGTTTACCGTGGTGCTGTTGTTCGTCTCGGCCGTCATCATCGCGCTGATCATCTACACGATGACGATGGACAAGCTGCGGGAGATTGCGACGCTGAAGCTGATCGGCGCCCCGGACAGCACCATCATCGGCCTTGTGATGCAGCAGGCGCTGCTGCTCGGTGGCGTCGCCTATGTGGCTGCCGTGGCCATCGTCTTTTCAGCGCGGGACATGTTCCCGCGTGCCGTGGCCCTTGGCCCCACGGAGGTTGCGGTGATGGCGGGCGTGATCGCCATGATCTGCCTGCTGGGCAGCCTGGTCTCCATCCGCGCGGCACTCAGGATCGAGCCACAGCAGGCCCTGGGAGGCTGA
- a CDS encoding efflux RND transporter periplasmic adaptor subunit, with protein MRRRLVLFLALSLLLIGGGGGVLYLRNLRPLEVAIAPFREDVAVTVFGLGAIEAQVLSRVGFEVPGTLVELAVDHGDRVAAGAVLARLNPISQLARVARAEAAVLSAEANTARAIAQRDRAEAQFAQKQATARRRRDLATRGVGSLEVAELADTEVELARGDLAVNRADAMVTRSAQAEAQANLATERATLEKHTLRAPFDAMVIARSREAGSALNPGEAVFTLVAPESIWMQAFVDEGRAGDLAVGQGGMVTLRSRPGRAVAAEIVRIGLEADRVTEERRVYLRCRSCPSMPVVGEQAEVVIETGRLPRARIIPEQALHGFDGAGGLVWVIADGKLARQHVRIAARLVDGRVAITDGLREDVALVAQPGTRFAVGRAARAVLAP; from the coding sequence ATGCGTCGCAGGCTCGTGCTGTTTCTTGCCCTTTCGCTGCTGCTGATCGGTGGGGGAGGGGGGGTATTATATCTCAGGAATCTGCGTCCGCTGGAGGTCGCCATAGCGCCCTTCCGTGAGGATGTGGCGGTGACGGTGTTTGGCCTGGGTGCGATCGAGGCGCAGGTGCTCTCACGCGTGGGCTTCGAGGTTCCCGGCACGCTGGTCGAACTCGCCGTGGATCATGGAGATCGCGTGGCTGCCGGCGCCGTGCTCGCGCGGCTCAACCCGATCAGCCAGCTGGCGCGCGTGGCGCGGGCAGAGGCAGCCGTATTGTCGGCGGAGGCGAATACGGCCAGGGCCATCGCGCAGCGCGATCGTGCCGAAGCGCAATTCGCCCAGAAACAGGCCACGGCGCGGCGGCGGCGGGATCTCGCCACCCGCGGTGTCGGCAGTCTGGAGGTCGCGGAGCTGGCCGATACCGAGGTCGAGCTGGCGCGGGGGGACCTGGCTGTGAACCGCGCTGATGCCATGGTGACCCGGAGTGCTCAGGCGGAAGCCCAGGCCAATCTGGCGACAGAGCGTGCAACACTGGAGAAGCACACGCTGCGCGCGCCCTTCGATGCCATGGTGATTGCGCGTTCCCGCGAGGCGGGCTCCGCTCTCAATCCTGGTGAGGCCGTGTTCACGCTGGTGGCGCCGGAGAGCATCTGGATGCAGGCCTTCGTGGATGAGGGCCGCGCCGGGGACCTGGCGGTCGGCCAAGGCGGCATGGTCACGCTGCGCAGCCGTCCGGGCCGCGCGGTTGCTGCGGAAATCGTTCGTATCGGCCTGGAGGCTGATCGTGTCACGGAGGAACGGCGCGTCTATCTGCGCTGCCGCTCCTGTCCGTCCATGCCGGTGGTGGGCGAACAGGCGGAGGTGGTGATCGAGACGGGGCGCCTGCCACGCGCCCGGATCATCCCCGAGCAAGCATTGCATGGCTTTGACGGGGCCGGCGGCCTCGTGTGGGTCATCGCGGATGGCAAGCTCGCGCGCCAGCATGTCCGCATCGCGGCGCGCCTCGTGGATGGGCGCGTGGCCATCACCGACGGGCTGCGGGAGGATGTTGCCCTTGTGGCCCAGCCGGGCACCCGCTTCGCGGTCGGCAGGGCGGCGCGGGCGGTGCTGGCGCCGTGA
- a CDS encoding ABC transporter ATP-binding protein translates to MSGSLVQVEKLSKTFGDGPTAVRALADVDLSVGAGEVVGLKGPSGSGKSTLLNLIACIQEPTGGQLSLGGETVWEGRWRVPDLRRLRRERIGFIFQFHNLLPFLNAIDNVALAMTLDGVDRSIARERARALLDYLQVGARATAMPARLSGGEAQRVAIARALVNRPQVILADEPTAALDSERARVVMDLLRQVAREQQAAILVVTHDEKIFDRFDRMVALRDGRIEQEQRSAA, encoded by the coding sequence ATGAGCGGATCCCTCGTTCAGGTCGAGAAGCTGAGCAAGACCTTCGGTGACGGGCCCACAGCCGTGCGCGCCCTGGCGGATGTGGATTTGTCTGTGGGCGCGGGGGAGGTGGTCGGGTTGAAGGGGCCCTCGGGCAGCGGGAAATCCACTTTGCTCAACCTCATTGCCTGCATCCAGGAACCGACGGGCGGCCAGCTCTCCCTCGGTGGTGAGACGGTCTGGGAGGGGCGCTGGCGCGTCCCCGATCTACGGCGGCTGCGGCGCGAGCGCATCGGCTTCATCTTCCAATTCCACAACCTGCTCCCCTTCCTCAACGCGATCGACAATGTCGCGCTGGCGATGACGCTGGACGGCGTGGACCGCAGCATAGCGCGCGAGCGGGCGCGTGCGTTGCTGGATTATCTGCAGGTGGGCGCGCGCGCTACTGCCATGCCTGCGCGGCTCTCGGGCGGCGAGGCACAGCGCGTGGCCATCGCCCGCGCGCTCGTCAATCGGCCCCAGGTGATCCTGGCCGATGAGCCGACGGCGGCGCTCGATTCCGAACGCGCGCGGGTCGTGATGGACCTGCTCCGCCAGGTCGCCCGGGAGCAGCAGGCGGCGATCCTGGTGGTCACGCATGATGAGAAGATCTTCGATCGCTTCGACCGCATGGTAGCGTTGCGGGATGGCCGTATCGAGCAGGAGCAGCGAAGCGCGGCATAG